In one Dermochelys coriacea isolate rDerCor1 chromosome 20, rDerCor1.pri.v4, whole genome shotgun sequence genomic region, the following are encoded:
- the LOC119845948 gene encoding tetraspanin-1-like has protein sequence MGCFSFLKMMMFVFNGVIFLGGLAVLGIGIWMKVDGGSFVQILGAAAPQLMQLINVGYLCIAVGTFLLLMGFLGCCGAMKESKCMLLLFFVIILILFIAEVTGAVVVLAFSSMADIFIEHLKTWAVKTLREDYGRQDDMTAIWDTTMKELKCCGFNNYKDFNSSYFYQMHSQTYPAGCCLPPKQECLEPELDSTKKGCLQEFQTFLSRNGRIVGGVALGIGVLELAAMAVSLVLYCQIGTNS, from the exons gcGGGCTGGCCGTGCTGGGCATTGGCATCTGGATGAAAGTGGATGGAGGCTCCTTCGTGCAGATCCTGGGGGCCGCTGCGCCCCAGCTGATGCAGCTGATCAATGTGGGGTACCTGTGCATCGCTGTTGGCACCTTCCTGCTGCTCATGGGCTTTCTGGGCTGCTGCGGGGCCATGAAGGAGAGCAAGTGCATGCTGCTGCTG ttCTTTGTCATTATCCTGATTCTCTTCATCGCTGAGGTCACGGGGGCTGTCGTAGTCCTCGCCTTCTCTTCCATG GCTGATATATTCATTGAGCACTTGAAAACCTGGGCTGTGAAAACCTTACGAGAGGATTACGGGAGGCAGGACGACATGACTGCAATTTGGGACACAACCATGAAGGAG CTGAAGTGCTGTGGCTTCAACAACTACAAGGATTTCAACAGCTCCTACTTCTACCAAATGCACAGCCAGACTTATCCCGCAGGCTGCTGCCTGCCGCCCAAGCAGGAGTGCCTGGAACCTGAACTGGACAGCACCAAGAAG ggTTGCTTGCAGGAGTTCCAGACCTTCCTGAGCAGGAACGGGAGGATTGTTGGAGGGGTGGCATTAGGAATCGGTGTGCTCGAG CTGGCGGCTATGGCCGTTTCCCTGGTTCTGTATTGTCAGATCGGTACGAACTCGTGA